A single genomic interval of Ramlibacter pinisoli harbors:
- a CDS encoding anhydro-N-acetylmuramic acid kinase: MPDLSIGLMSGTSLDGVDGVLADFDATPLRVLAHATAGFDPALRAELLALNTPGGHDELHRAQLAANALVRVYAQVVHELLRQAGVAASQVRAIGAHGQTVRHRPQLFDGTGYTVQLNQPALLAELTGIDVVADFRTRDVAAGGQGAPLAPFFHRGMFGRPGRVVGVLNIGGISNLTVLRPDGSQIGFDCGPGNALLDAWTQRHTGRPYDDRGAWAAGGQVDAALLQDLLAESYFAAPPPKSTGRDLFHPDWLAARLAPHAGLAPQAVQATLAELTARCCADDVGRYQPGLPDLVVCGGGALNDHLLARLRALLPGTRVVSSAEAGLPPLQVEAAAFAWLARQCVQREPLALESTTGARGARVLGAVWPA; encoded by the coding sequence ATGCCTGATCTGTCCATCGGCCTGATGTCCGGGACCTCGCTCGACGGAGTCGACGGCGTCCTGGCCGACTTCGACGCCACCCCGCTGCGGGTGCTCGCCCATGCCACGGCCGGCTTCGATCCGGCCCTGCGCGCCGAACTCCTCGCCCTCAACACGCCCGGCGGCCACGACGAGCTGCACCGCGCGCAACTGGCCGCCAACGCGCTGGTACGGGTGTACGCACAGGTCGTGCACGAGCTGCTGCGGCAGGCCGGCGTCGCGGCGTCGCAGGTCCGGGCCATCGGCGCCCACGGCCAGACGGTGCGCCACCGGCCGCAGTTGTTCGACGGCACCGGCTACACCGTGCAGCTGAACCAGCCGGCCTTGCTGGCCGAGCTCACCGGCATCGACGTGGTGGCCGACTTCCGCACCCGCGACGTCGCCGCCGGCGGCCAGGGCGCTCCGCTGGCGCCGTTCTTCCATCGCGGCATGTTCGGCCGCCCGGGCCGGGTGGTCGGCGTGCTGAACATCGGCGGCATCTCCAACCTCACGGTGCTGCGGCCCGACGGCAGCCAGATCGGCTTCGACTGCGGCCCGGGCAATGCGCTGCTGGACGCCTGGACGCAGCGCCACACCGGCCGGCCGTACGACGACCGCGGTGCCTGGGCGGCCGGCGGCCAGGTCGACGCGGCGCTGTTGCAGGACCTGCTGGCCGAGTCTTACTTCGCCGCGCCGCCGCCCAAGAGCACCGGCCGCGACCTGTTCCATCCCGACTGGCTGGCCGCCCGGCTGGCGCCCCACGCCGGGCTGGCGCCACAGGCCGTGCAGGCCACGCTGGCCGAACTCACGGCGCGCTGCTGCGCCGACGACGTGGGCCGCTACCAGCCCGGCCTGCCCGACCTGGTGGTCTGCGGCGGGGGTGCCCTGAACGACCACCTGCTGGCGCGCCTGCGCGCCCTGCTGCCCGGCACCCGGGTGGTGTCCAGCGCCGAGGCCGGCCTGCCGCCGCTGCAGGTGGAGGCGGCCGCCTTTGCCTGGCTGGCGCGGCAATGCGTGCAACGCGAACCGCTGGCCCTGGAAAGCACGACGGGCGCCCGAGGCGCCCGTGTTCTGGGGGCGGTGTGGCCCGCCTGA
- the erpA gene encoding iron-sulfur cluster insertion protein ErpA encodes MSAVAESIQSEMPAPLVFTDSAALKVADLIAEEGNPDLKLRVFVQGGGCSGFQYGFTFDEIANEDDTVMSKNGVSLLIDAMSYQYLVGAEIDYKEDLQGAQFVIKNPNATSTCGCGSSFSA; translated from the coding sequence ATGAGCGCTGTTGCCGAGTCCATCCAGTCTGAAATGCCCGCCCCGCTGGTCTTCACCGACAGCGCGGCCCTGAAGGTGGCCGACCTCATCGCCGAGGAAGGCAACCCCGACCTGAAGCTGCGGGTGTTCGTCCAGGGCGGCGGCTGCTCGGGCTTCCAGTACGGCTTCACGTTCGACGAGATCGCCAACGAGGACGACACCGTGATGTCCAAGAACGGCGTCTCGCTGCTCATCGACGCGATGAGCTACCAGTACCTGGTGGGCGCCGAGATCGACTACAAGGAAGACCTGCAGGGCGCGCAGTTCGTCATCAAGAACCCGAACGCCACCAGCACCTGCGGCTGCGGCTCCAGCTTCAGCGCGTAA
- a CDS encoding bactofilin family protein, giving the protein MFGKKAQPPIKSLIAHGTRIEGHLHFTEGLRIDGEVIGDVRARSDEPSMLVISEAAVVQGEIHADHVIVNGTVRGPVHARELLELQPKAQIAGDVTYRALEMHQGAVIAGQLQPLALGEGDEKPLLKLAANNS; this is encoded by the coding sequence ATGTTCGGCAAGAAAGCGCAACCCCCCATCAAGAGCCTGATCGCCCACGGCACCCGCATCGAGGGCCATCTGCACTTCACCGAAGGCCTGCGCATCGACGGCGAGGTGATCGGCGACGTGCGCGCCCGCAGCGACGAGCCCAGCATGCTGGTCATCTCCGAGGCGGCCGTGGTGCAGGGCGAGATCCACGCCGACCACGTCATCGTCAACGGCACGGTGCGCGGCCCGGTCCATGCCCGCGAGCTGCTGGAGCTGCAGCCCAAGGCCCAGATCGCCGGCGACGTCACCTACCGCGCGCTCGAGATGCACCAGGGGGCCGTCATTGCCGGCCAGCTGCAGCCGCTGGCGCTGGGCGAGGGCGACGAAAAGCCCTTACTCAAACTGGCGGCAAACAACAGCTGA
- a CDS encoding DUF6776 family protein, producing MRWKLIRRRLTISAPKVAVRSSLSWPLRWVGLAMMLGFCAAMCVWAYDLGKNFTGQGEHVHEELVRLRAEVARLRDDRDKVQSVLNTSGSLITAERSAQERLVAQIRMLETENRALRDDLGFFEKLVPAGGTEAVAIRGLQAEVLGGGQLRWQVLVIQPLKNAPEFRGKLQLSLVGTLAGKPWTMDLPGGGQDLSFRQYRRLEGMLDLPEQAMVKNVSAKVVEGTATRAVHSIRLGA from the coding sequence ATGCGTTGGAAGTTGATTCGCCGCCGGCTGACCATCAGCGCCCCCAAGGTCGCGGTCCGCAGTTCCCTGTCCTGGCCCCTGCGCTGGGTCGGGCTGGCCATGATGCTGGGCTTTTGTGCCGCCATGTGCGTCTGGGCCTACGACCTCGGCAAGAACTTCACCGGCCAGGGCGAGCACGTCCACGAAGAGCTCGTGCGCCTGCGCGCCGAGGTCGCCCGGCTGCGCGACGACCGCGACAAGGTGCAGTCGGTCCTCAACACCTCGGGCAGCCTGATCACCGCCGAGCGCTCCGCGCAGGAGCGGCTGGTGGCGCAGATCCGCATGCTGGAAACCGAGAACCGGGCCCTGCGCGACGACCTGGGCTTCTTCGAGAAGCTGGTGCCGGCCGGCGGCACCGAGGCGGTGGCCATCCGCGGCCTGCAGGCCGAGGTGCTGGGCGGCGGCCAGCTGCGCTGGCAGGTGCTGGTGATCCAGCCGCTGAAGAACGCGCCCGAATTCCGCGGCAAGCTCCAGCTCAGCCTGGTGGGCACCCTGGCCGGCAAGCCCTGGACCATGGACCTGCCCGGCGGTGGGCAGGACCTTTCGTTCCGCCAGTACCGCCGCCTGGAGGGCATGCTCGATCTGCCTGAGCAGGCCATGGTAAAAAACGTCTCCGCCAAGGTGGTGGAAGGAACGGCGACCCGGGCGGTGCACAGCATCAGGCTCGGCGCCTGA
- the rpsI gene encoding 30S ribosomal protein S9, with protein sequence MIGEWNNGTGRRKSSVARVFLKKGTGKITVNGKDIEQFFGRQTSIMIVKQPLLLTNNAEAFDIQVNVHGGGESGQAGATRHGITRALIDYDAALKPVLSQAGFVTRDAREVERKKVGLHSARRRKQFSKR encoded by the coding sequence ATGATTGGTGAATGGAACAACGGCACCGGCCGCCGCAAGAGCAGCGTGGCCCGTGTCTTCCTGAAGAAGGGCACCGGCAAGATCACGGTCAACGGCAAGGACATCGAGCAGTTCTTCGGCCGCCAGACCTCGATCATGATCGTCAAGCAGCCGCTGCTGCTGACGAACAACGCCGAGGCCTTCGACATCCAGGTCAACGTGCACGGCGGCGGTGAATCCGGCCAGGCCGGCGCGACCCGTCACGGCATCACCCGTGCCCTGATCGACTACGACGCGGCGCTCAAGCCCGTGCTCAGCCAGGCTGGCTTCGTCACCCGCGACGCCCGCGAGGTCGAGCGCAAGAAGGTGGGCCTGCACTCCGCCCGCCGCCGCAAGCAGTTCAGCAAGCGCTAA
- the rplM gene encoding 50S ribosomal protein L13 has product MSTFSAKPADVKHEWFVIDATDKVLGRVASEAALRLRGKHKAIYTPHVDTGDFIVVINASKLRVTGSKELDKMYHRHSGYPGGIYSTNFRDMQAKHPGRALEKAVKGMLPKGPLGYAMIKKLKVYGGAEHPHTAQQPKPLEL; this is encoded by the coding sequence ATGTCTACGTTCAGCGCCAAACCCGCTGACGTGAAGCACGAGTGGTTTGTGATTGACGCCACCGACAAGGTGCTCGGACGGGTTGCCAGCGAAGCAGCCCTCCGTTTGCGCGGCAAGCACAAGGCCATCTACACGCCTCACGTCGACACGGGCGACTTCATCGTCGTCATCAACGCCAGCAAGCTGCGCGTCACCGGTTCCAAGGAACTGGACAAGATGTACCACCGCCACTCGGGCTACCCGGGCGGCATCTACTCCACCAACTTCCGCGACATGCAGGCCAAGCACCCCGGCCGCGCGCTCGAGAAGGCCGTCAAGGGCATGCTGCCCAAGGGTCCCCTCGGCTACGCCATGATCAAGAAGCTCAAGGTGTACGGCGGCGCGGAGCACCCGCACACCGCCCAGCAACCCAAGCCGCTGGAACTGTAA
- a CDS encoding 23S rRNA (adenine(2030)-N(6))-methyltransferase RlmJ — MFSYRHGFHAGNHADVLKHLALLATLRHLTQKETPLWVVDTHAGAGLYRLDGDYAGTSGEAAEGLLKLVADLPPPGSPGEQALAPALVDYLQLVRSFNRQGQWTVYPGSPFVAQATLRQEARDKLRLFELHPSDAKALAGNIAQLDAGRQVAVAREDGFEALKALLPPPSRRALVLIDPSYEIKSDYARVPGVLKDALQRFATGTYMVWYPVIPRPEAHELPRRLKTLANQARKPWLHATLAIGQDDSPVEPGTVRRPGLTASGIFVLNPPHTLKAALQAALPQVLERLGRGRGKGQVVEAGG; from the coding sequence ATGTTCAGCTACCGCCACGGCTTCCATGCCGGCAACCACGCCGACGTGCTCAAGCACCTGGCGCTGCTCGCCACCCTGCGCCACCTGACCCAGAAGGAAACGCCCCTGTGGGTGGTGGACACGCACGCCGGCGCCGGCCTGTACCGGCTCGACGGCGACTATGCCGGCACCTCGGGCGAAGCCGCCGAGGGCCTCCTGAAGCTGGTCGCCGACCTGCCGCCGCCGGGCTCGCCCGGTGAGCAGGCGCTCGCTCCGGCACTGGTCGACTACCTGCAACTGGTGCGCAGCTTCAACCGCCAGGGCCAGTGGACGGTCTACCCCGGGTCCCCCTTCGTGGCCCAGGCCACCCTGCGGCAGGAAGCGCGCGACAAGCTCAGGCTGTTCGAACTGCACCCCAGCGACGCCAAGGCCCTGGCCGGCAACATCGCCCAGCTCGACGCCGGGCGCCAGGTCGCCGTGGCGCGCGAGGACGGCTTCGAGGCCCTGAAGGCCCTGCTGCCGCCGCCGTCGCGGCGCGCCCTGGTGCTCATCGACCCCAGCTACGAGATCAAGTCCGACTACGCCCGCGTGCCCGGCGTGCTGAAGGACGCCCTGCAGCGCTTCGCCACCGGCACCTACATGGTCTGGTACCCGGTCATCCCGCGGCCGGAGGCGCACGAGCTGCCGCGCCGGCTGAAGACGCTGGCCAACCAGGCGCGCAAGCCCTGGCTGCATGCCACCCTGGCCATCGGCCAGGACGACAGCCCGGTCGAGCCGGGCACGGTGCGCCGCCCCGGCCTGACCGCCAGCGGCATCTTCGTGCTCAACCCGCCGCACACGCTCAAGGCGGCGCTGCAGGCCGCCCTGCCCCAGGTGCTGGAGCGCCTGGGCCGCGGCCGCGGCAAGGGCCAGGTGGTCGAAGCCGGCGGCTGA
- a CDS encoding septal ring lytic transglycosylase RlpA family protein yields MRLLRRAAATLALLVLAGCAQAPVQAMVQGQAPDGEPAAADGVPAEPSPPVVVGEGLASWYGLEFQGRRTASGERFDMNALTAAHPSLPFGTRVEVRNPANGRTVTVRINDRGPHVAGRIIDLSHAAARSLGLLGLGTRKVVLSVLADAPASRRDRS; encoded by the coding sequence ATGCGCCTGCTGCGCCGCGCGGCGGCCACGCTGGCCCTGCTGGTGCTGGCCGGCTGCGCCCAGGCGCCGGTGCAGGCGATGGTCCAGGGGCAGGCGCCGGATGGCGAGCCCGCGGCGGCGGACGGCGTGCCGGCCGAGCCATCACCCCCTGTGGTGGTGGGCGAGGGGCTGGCGTCGTGGTACGGCCTGGAGTTCCAGGGCCGGCGCACCGCGAGCGGCGAGCGGTTCGACATGAACGCGCTGACCGCAGCCCATCCCAGCCTGCCGTTCGGCACCCGCGTCGAGGTGCGCAACCCCGCCAACGGCCGCACGGTCACGGTGCGCATCAACGACCGTGGCCCGCACGTGGCCGGCCGCATCATCGACCTGAGCCATGCGGCGGCCCGCTCGCTGGGATTGCTGGGCCTGGGCACCCGCAAGGTGGTGCTCAGCGTGCTGGCCGACGCGCCGGCCTCGCGCCGCGACCGCTCCTAG
- the metF gene encoding methylenetetrahydrofolate reductase [NAD(P)H]: MTFPISLEFFPPKTDEGAEKLRAARQKLYALRPEFCSVTFGAGGSTQDGTLQAVRAIMAEGVPAAPHLSCIGQTRESIRERLAAYAAAGVQRIVALRGDLPSGYGSGGEFRYASDLVAFIRAETGRQFQLEVAAYPEVHPQAKSPQSDLQAFVAKIEAGADSGITQYFFNPDAYARFMDELGRLGVRVPVVPGVMPITSSTQLLRFSDACGAEIPRWIRLRLQAYGDDSVSIRAFGLDVVTQLCEHLRAAGAPGLHFYTMNQAAATQEICGRLAL; the protein is encoded by the coding sequence ATGACATTTCCCATCAGCCTCGAGTTCTTCCCGCCCAAGACCGACGAGGGCGCCGAGAAGCTGCGCGCCGCGCGGCAGAAGCTGTACGCGCTGCGGCCCGAGTTCTGCTCGGTCACCTTCGGCGCCGGCGGCTCCACCCAGGACGGCACCCTGCAGGCGGTGCGCGCCATCATGGCCGAGGGCGTGCCGGCCGCACCCCACCTGTCGTGCATCGGCCAGACGCGCGAGAGCATCCGCGAACGGCTCGCGGCCTACGCGGCCGCCGGCGTGCAGCGCATCGTGGCGCTGCGCGGCGACCTGCCCAGCGGCTACGGCTCGGGCGGCGAGTTCCGCTACGCGAGCGACCTGGTCGCCTTCATCCGCGCCGAGACCGGCCGCCAGTTCCAGCTCGAGGTGGCGGCCTATCCCGAGGTGCACCCGCAGGCGAAGTCGCCGCAGTCCGACCTGCAGGCCTTCGTGGCCAAGATCGAGGCCGGCGCCGACTCCGGCATCACGCAGTACTTCTTCAACCCGGACGCCTACGCGCGCTTCATGGACGAGCTGGGCCGGCTGGGCGTGCGGGTGCCGGTGGTGCCGGGCGTCATGCCGATCACCAGCTCCACCCAGCTGCTGCGCTTCTCCGATGCCTGCGGCGCCGAGATCCCGCGCTGGATCCGGCTGCGGCTGCAGGCCTATGGCGACGACAGCGTGTCGATCCGCGCCTTCGGCCTCGACGTGGTCACCCAGCTGTGCGAGCACCTGCGCGCCGCCGGCGCACCGGGGCTGCACTTCTACACCATGAACCAGGCTGCGGCCACGCAGGAGATCTGCGGCCGCCTCGCCCTGTGA
- a CDS encoding TlyA family RNA methyltransferase, translated as MRADQLLVERGLAASRSQAQRLIAGGMRWHDGRGWHAVGKNGDELPADAPVELDDAAEARYVSRGGLKLEGALRAAGLAVTGWRCLDVGQSTGGFTDCLLQHGAAQVVGVDVGHGQLHPRVRGDARVVAIEQCNARALDAAALGVAADFDLAVADLSFISLTLVLPAFAPLVRAGGRLLLLAKPQFELQPGQLGKGGVVRDAALYPVVEQRLRAACAAGGLHVDGWFDSPIRGGDGNREFFLLATRTSR; from the coding sequence ATGCGCGCCGACCAGCTCCTCGTCGAGCGTGGCCTGGCGGCCAGCCGGTCGCAGGCCCAGCGCCTGATCGCCGGCGGCATGCGCTGGCACGACGGGCGCGGCTGGCACGCGGTGGGCAAGAACGGCGACGAGCTGCCGGCCGATGCGCCGGTCGAGCTCGACGATGCCGCCGAGGCCCGCTACGTCTCGCGCGGCGGCCTCAAGCTCGAGGGCGCGTTGCGCGCCGCCGGGCTGGCCGTGACCGGCTGGCGCTGCCTCGATGTCGGCCAGTCCACCGGCGGCTTCACCGACTGCCTGCTGCAGCACGGCGCGGCGCAGGTGGTGGGGGTCGACGTCGGCCATGGCCAGCTGCACCCCAGGGTGCGCGGTGACGCCCGCGTCGTCGCCATCGAGCAGTGCAATGCGCGCGCGCTCGATGCCGCTGCGCTCGGTGTCGCCGCCGACTTCGACCTGGCAGTGGCCGACCTGTCGTTCATCTCGCTGACGCTGGTGCTGCCGGCCTTCGCACCGCTGGTGCGCGCCGGCGGCCGGCTCCTGCTGCTGGCCAAGCCGCAGTTCGAGCTGCAGCCCGGCCAGCTGGGCAAGGGCGGCGTGGTGCGCGATGCGGCGCTCTACCCGGTGGTGGAGCAGCGCCTGCGCGCCGCCTGTGCCGCCGGCGGCCTGCACGTCGACGGCTGGTTCGACAGTCCCATCCGCGGTGGCGACGGCAACCGCGAGTTCTTCCTCCTGGCGACCAGGACATCCCGATGA
- the ahcY gene encoding adenosylhomocysteinase, translating into MNAVLKPASAQDSAIADLSLADWGRKEIRIAETEMPGLMAIRQEFAKAQPLKGARITGSLHMTIQTAVLIETLQALGATVRWASCNIFSTQDHAAAAIAAGGTPVFAVKGESLEDYWDYTHRIFDFGAKGTAGEGPNMILDDGGDATLLMHLGQRCEKDLSLIDTHSSEEERILHAAIRKKLAEDPAWYSRKAKDIIGVTEETTTGVHRLVDMANKGLLKFRAINVNDSVTKSKFDNLYGCRESLVDGIKRATDVMIAGKVAVVAGYGDVGKGSAQALRALSAQVWVTEIDPINALQAAMEGYRVVTMEYAADKADIFVTTTGNRDVIRFEHMAKMKDQAIVCNIGHFDNEIDVASLESKCQWDEIKPQVDHVIFPDGKRIILLAKGRLVNLGCGTGHPSYVMSSSFANQTLAQIELFTKPGEYESGQVYVLPKHLDEKVARLQLSKLGAQLTELTDAQAAYIGVPKQGPYKPDTYRY; encoded by the coding sequence ATGAACGCCGTTCTCAAGCCCGCTTCCGCGCAAGACAGCGCCATCGCCGACCTCTCGCTGGCCGACTGGGGCCGCAAGGAAATCCGCATCGCCGAGACCGAGATGCCGGGCCTGATGGCCATCCGCCAGGAGTTCGCCAAGGCCCAGCCGCTCAAGGGCGCGCGCATCACCGGCTCGCTGCACATGACCATCCAGACGGCGGTGCTGATCGAGACCCTGCAGGCGCTGGGCGCCACGGTGCGCTGGGCCTCCTGCAACATCTTCTCGACCCAGGACCACGCCGCCGCCGCCATCGCCGCCGGCGGCACGCCGGTGTTCGCCGTCAAGGGCGAGTCGCTGGAGGACTACTGGGACTACACCCACCGCATCTTCGACTTCGGCGCCAAGGGCACGGCCGGCGAAGGCCCGAACATGATCCTGGACGACGGCGGCGATGCCACGCTGCTGATGCACCTGGGCCAGCGCTGCGAGAAGGACCTGTCGCTGATCGACACCCACTCCAGCGAGGAAGAGCGCATCCTGCACGCGGCCATCCGCAAGAAGCTGGCCGAGGACCCGGCCTGGTACAGCCGCAAGGCCAAGGACATCATCGGCGTCACCGAGGAGACCACCACCGGCGTGCACCGGCTGGTCGACATGGCGAACAAGGGCCTGCTGAAGTTCCGCGCCATCAACGTCAACGACTCGGTCACCAAGAGCAAGTTCGACAACCTGTACGGCTGCCGCGAGTCGCTGGTGGACGGCATCAAGCGCGCCACCGACGTCATGATCGCCGGCAAGGTGGCCGTGGTGGCCGGTTACGGCGACGTGGGCAAGGGCTCGGCCCAGGCGCTGCGCGCGCTGTCGGCCCAGGTGTGGGTGACCGAGATCGACCCGATCAACGCGCTGCAGGCCGCCATGGAAGGCTACCGCGTGGTGACCATGGAGTACGCGGCCGACAAGGCCGACATCTTCGTCACCACCACCGGCAACCGCGACGTCATCCGCTTCGAGCACATGGCGAAGATGAAGGACCAGGCCATCGTCTGCAACATCGGCCACTTCGACAACGAGATCGACGTCGCCTCGCTCGAGTCGAAGTGCCAGTGGGACGAGATCAAGCCGCAGGTCGACCACGTGATCTTCCCGGACGGCAAGCGCATCATCCTGCTGGCCAAGGGCCGGCTGGTGAACCTGGGCTGCGGCACCGGCCACCCCAGCTACGTGATGTCGTCCTCGTTCGCCAACCAGACGCTGGCGCAGATCGAGCTGTTCACCAAGCCCGGCGAGTACGAGAGCGGCCAGGTCTACGTGCTGCCCAAGCACCTGGACGAGAAGGTGGCGCGCCTGCAGCTGTCCAAGCTCGGCGCCCAGCTCACCGAGCTGACGGACGCGCAGGCCGCCTACATCGGCGTGCCCAAGCAGGGTCCGTACAAGCCCGACACCTACCGGTACTGA
- a CDS encoding ATP-dependent DNA ligase, with amino-acid sequence MTVAAPFSAPIDPMLAKTAEELPTAEGFVFEPKWDGFRAIVFRDPDGVRIQSRDLKPLNRYFPELEKVLAEQLPRGCIVDGEVVVAGPNGLDFDALQQRIHPAPSRIARLSKDTPAAFVAFDLLAAGGKSTMALPQKERRVRLERLLGQARAPLYLTPVTADRAEAQDWLQRFEGAGLDGVMAKPAEAPYQPGKRAMFKIKHARTADCVVAGFRWYKDTQDAVGSLLLGLYDDAGTLQHVGVTSSFTMDMRRQLAQDLAPLRENALADHPWRDWAQASVAASDPMPGEPPDARRMPGATSRWSGGKDLAWEPLRPERVVEVKYDHLQGNRFRHATTFLRWRDDKPAPECRYDQLEVTTAFELQQVFGAGRP; translated from the coding sequence ATGACCGTTGCTGCACCGTTCTCCGCCCCCATCGACCCCATGCTGGCGAAGACCGCCGAGGAGTTGCCCACCGCCGAGGGCTTCGTGTTCGAGCCCAAGTGGGATGGCTTTCGCGCCATCGTGTTCCGCGACCCGGACGGCGTGCGCATCCAGAGCCGCGACCTGAAGCCGCTCAACCGCTACTTCCCCGAGCTGGAAAAGGTGCTGGCCGAGCAGCTGCCGCGCGGCTGCATCGTCGATGGCGAGGTGGTGGTCGCCGGTCCGAACGGGCTGGACTTCGACGCCCTGCAGCAGCGCATCCACCCGGCGCCCTCGCGCATCGCCCGGCTGTCCAAGGACACGCCGGCGGCCTTCGTCGCCTTCGACCTGCTGGCCGCCGGCGGCAAGTCGACCATGGCCCTGCCGCAGAAGGAACGGCGCGTGCGGCTGGAACGCCTGCTGGGCCAGGCGCGGGCACCGCTCTACCTGACGCCGGTGACCGCCGACCGCGCCGAGGCGCAGGACTGGCTGCAGCGCTTCGAGGGCGCCGGCCTCGACGGCGTGATGGCCAAGCCGGCCGAGGCCCCCTACCAGCCCGGCAAGCGCGCCATGTTCAAGATCAAGCACGCCCGCACGGCCGACTGCGTGGTCGCCGGCTTCCGCTGGTACAAGGACACGCAGGACGCGGTGGGCTCGCTGCTGCTGGGCCTGTACGACGACGCCGGCACCCTGCAGCACGTGGGCGTGACCTCGTCGTTCACCATGGACATGCGGCGCCAGCTGGCGCAGGACCTGGCGCCGCTGCGCGAGAACGCGCTGGCCGACCATCCCTGGCGCGACTGGGCACAGGCCAGCGTCGCCGCCAGCGATCCGATGCCGGGCGAGCCCCCGGATGCACGCCGCATGCCCGGCGCGACCTCGCGCTGGAGCGGCGGCAAGGACCTGGCCTGGGAGCCGCTGCGGCCCGAGCGCGTGGTCGAGGTGAAGTACGACCACCTGCAGGGCAACCGCTTCCGCCACGCCACCACCTTCCTGCGCTGGCGCGACGACAAGCCGGCGCCCGAATGCCGCTACGACCAGCTCGAGGTCACCACCGCCTTCGAGCTGCAGCAGGTGTTCGGCGCCGGCCGGCCCTAG
- a CDS encoding tetratricopeptide repeat protein, with protein MGYFFQDEGAVTSARRQAADARGLAISTSSAAAAGQLEVALEAMLSYFGDPVAALEAAAAEDPGWALPRTLQAALLLTMAEQAPAREALQLLEAGAPLAARGNERERAHAAAARAAAEGDWDAACAAWEAILVRWPRDVAALLFAHLFDFYRGDALNLRRRPQRVLPHWSPELPLSGYVLGMHAFGLEESGQYAEAEDAGRAALVRNPRDPWAVHAVTHVFEMQGRHQDGARWLATRQPDWAVDNGFAYHNWFHVALFQLEAMDTQAALATYDAQLAGATAMALQRVDGTAVLWRLRLLGVDVASRFAALRASWQAQPAAGFYAFNDLHALIAQLGAGDTAGLSDATGALLDAMASPAAGGASNRRMAQRIGLPLARAFLAYAQGRWDEAAQGLLQVRDHAHGFGGSHAQRDVLTLTLLDAAVRGGDTALARHVLHERFPAKAGTPLTAHWQQRIGARC; from the coding sequence ATGGGCTACTTCTTCCAGGACGAGGGCGCCGTCACCAGCGCCCGCCGGCAGGCCGCCGATGCCCGGGGCCTGGCCATCAGCACCAGCTCGGCCGCCGCCGCCGGCCAGCTCGAGGTCGCGCTCGAGGCCATGCTGTCCTACTTCGGCGATCCGGTCGCGGCGCTGGAGGCAGCGGCTGCCGAGGACCCGGGTTGGGCCCTGCCGCGCACCCTGCAGGCGGCGCTGCTGCTCACCATGGCCGAGCAGGCGCCGGCCCGCGAAGCCCTGCAGCTGCTGGAGGCCGGCGCGCCGCTGGCCGCACGCGGCAACGAGCGCGAGCGGGCCCATGCCGCCGCTGCCCGGGCAGCCGCGGAGGGCGACTGGGACGCGGCCTGCGCGGCCTGGGAGGCCATCCTGGTGCGCTGGCCGCGCGACGTCGCTGCCCTGCTGTTCGCCCACCTGTTCGACTTCTACCGCGGCGACGCCCTGAACCTGCGCCGGCGGCCGCAGCGGGTGCTGCCGCACTGGTCGCCCGAGCTGCCGCTGTCCGGCTACGTGCTGGGCATGCACGCCTTCGGCCTGGAGGAGTCGGGCCAGTACGCCGAGGCCGAGGATGCCGGCCGGGCCGCGCTGGTCCGCAACCCGCGCGATCCCTGGGCGGTGCACGCCGTGACCCATGTGTTCGAGATGCAGGGCCGCCACCAGGACGGGGCGCGCTGGCTCGCCACGCGCCAGCCCGACTGGGCGGTGGACAACGGCTTCGCGTACCACAACTGGTTCCATGTGGCGCTGTTCCAGCTCGAGGCGATGGACACGCAGGCGGCCCTGGCGACCTACGACGCGCAGCTGGCGGGGGCCACCGCCATGGCCCTGCAGCGGGTCGACGGCACGGCCGTGCTGTGGCGCCTGCGGCTGCTGGGTGTCGACGTCGCCAGCCGCTTCGCGGCCCTGCGCGCGAGCTGGCAGGCGCAGCCGGCGGCCGGCTTCTATGCCTTCAACGACCTGCATGCCCTGATCGCGCAGCTGGGCGCCGGCGACACGGCCGGGCTGAGCGATGCGACCGGGGCGCTGCTCGACGCGATGGCGTCGCCGGCGGCCGGCGGGGCATCGAACCGGCGCATGGCGCAGCGCATCGGGCTGCCGCTGGCGCGCGCCTTCCTGGCCTATGCGCAGGGGCGCTGGGACGAGGCGGCGCAGGGCCTGCTGCAGGTGCGCGACCACGCCCACGGCTTCGGCGGCAGCCATGCGCAGCGCGACGTCCTGACGCTCACGCTGCTGGATGCGGCGGTGCGCGGCGGCGACACGGCGCTGGCGCGCCACGTGCTGCACGAGCGCTTCCCGGCCAAGGCCGGCACGCCGCTGACGGCGCACTGGCAGCAGCGCATCGGCGCGCGCTGCTGA